One Zeugodacus cucurbitae isolate PBARC_wt_2022May chromosome 3, idZeuCucr1.2, whole genome shotgun sequence genomic region harbors:
- the LOC105219766 gene encoding protein gustavus isoform X2: protein MELGKKRYKGGRMPGVRSTDRRRPQNISSTSSLASRVVLSRLEPREFERLKLSYKVALIDQRKTRSCRGMNMGQKISGGSKSVSRNDSQANFKPIIPRELAADFIKPTRLDILLDMPPASKEVQLKHSWNSDDRSLNIFVKEDDKLTFHRHPVAQSTDCIRGKVGLTKGLHIWEIYWPTRQRGTHAVVGVATAEAPLHSVGYQSLVGLSDQSWGWDLGRNKLYHDSKNCAGITYPAILKNDEAFLVPDKFLVALDMDEGTLSFIVDQQYLGVAFKGLKGKKLYPVVSAVWGHCEITMTYIGGLDPEPLPLMDLCRRTIRQKVGRTHLEERIQELQLPLSMKKYLLYKNRR from the exons ATGGAACTCGGAAAGAAAAG atataAAGGTGGTCGGATGCCTGGCGTAAGAAGTACAGATAGACGTCGGCCGcaaaatatttcttcaacttCATCTTTAGCGTCACGCGTTGTATTGTCCCGTTTGGAACCAAGAGAATTTGAACGCCTGAAGCTATCATATAAAGTAGCTCTTATTGACCAAAGAAAAACCAGAAGCTGCCGTGGTATGAACATGGGCCAAAAAATAAGTGGAGGTTCAAAATCAGTTAGCCGAAATGATTCACAGGCAAACTTTAAGCCAATAATACCACGTGAACTTGCAGCTGATTTCATTAAGCCTACTCGTTTAGATATCTTATTGGATATGCCACCAGCTAGTAAGGAAGTTCAGTTGAAGCATTCGTGGAACTCAGACGACcgatcattaaatatatttgtaaaagaaGACGATAAATTGACATTTCATAGACATCCCGTAGCTCAGAGCACAGATTGCATTCGTGGAAAAGTAGGACTTACAAAAGGATTACACATATGGGAAATATACTGGCCTACAAGGCAAAGAGGTACACATGCAGTGGTAGGAGTAGCCACAGCTGAAGCGCCTTTACATTCAGTCGGCTACCAAAGCTTAGTGGGTTTGTCAGATCAAAGTTGGGGTTGGGATTTAGGAAGAAATAAATTATACCATGATTCTAAAAATTGTGCTGGAATCACTTATCCAGCCATACTTAAAAATGATGAAGCTTTTTTAGTCCCCGATAAATTTCTCGTTGCTTTGGATATGGACGAAGGTACATTAAGCTTTATTGTTGATCAGCAATACCTCGGAGTTGCATTTAAGGGACTCAAAGGGAAAAAACTTTATCCTGTAGTTTCTGCTGTCTGGGGCCACTGTGAAATTACAATGACATATATTGGTGGATTAGATC CTGAACCTTTGCCGCTGATGGATCTTTGTAGAAGAACTATTCGCCAAAAAGTAGGGCGTACACATTTAGAGGAGCGTATTCAAGAGCTACAACTACCGCTATCTATGAAGAAGTACCTACT
- the LOC105219766 gene encoding protein gustavus isoform X1 translates to MELGKKRFAILLLDIFYAILRYKGGRMPGVRSTDRRRPQNISSTSSLASRVVLSRLEPREFERLKLSYKVALIDQRKTRSCRGMNMGQKISGGSKSVSRNDSQANFKPIIPRELAADFIKPTRLDILLDMPPASKEVQLKHSWNSDDRSLNIFVKEDDKLTFHRHPVAQSTDCIRGKVGLTKGLHIWEIYWPTRQRGTHAVVGVATAEAPLHSVGYQSLVGLSDQSWGWDLGRNKLYHDSKNCAGITYPAILKNDEAFLVPDKFLVALDMDEGTLSFIVDQQYLGVAFKGLKGKKLYPVVSAVWGHCEITMTYIGGLDPEPLPLMDLCRRTIRQKVGRTHLEERIQELQLPLSMKKYLLYKNRR, encoded by the exons ATGGAACTCGGAAAGAAAAG ATTTGCCATTTTGCTCTTGGATATTTTTTACGCCATTTTAAG atataAAGGTGGTCGGATGCCTGGCGTAAGAAGTACAGATAGACGTCGGCCGcaaaatatttcttcaacttCATCTTTAGCGTCACGCGTTGTATTGTCCCGTTTGGAACCAAGAGAATTTGAACGCCTGAAGCTATCATATAAAGTAGCTCTTATTGACCAAAGAAAAACCAGAAGCTGCCGTGGTATGAACATGGGCCAAAAAATAAGTGGAGGTTCAAAATCAGTTAGCCGAAATGATTCACAGGCAAACTTTAAGCCAATAATACCACGTGAACTTGCAGCTGATTTCATTAAGCCTACTCGTTTAGATATCTTATTGGATATGCCACCAGCTAGTAAGGAAGTTCAGTTGAAGCATTCGTGGAACTCAGACGACcgatcattaaatatatttgtaaaagaaGACGATAAATTGACATTTCATAGACATCCCGTAGCTCAGAGCACAGATTGCATTCGTGGAAAAGTAGGACTTACAAAAGGATTACACATATGGGAAATATACTGGCCTACAAGGCAAAGAGGTACACATGCAGTGGTAGGAGTAGCCACAGCTGAAGCGCCTTTACATTCAGTCGGCTACCAAAGCTTAGTGGGTTTGTCAGATCAAAGTTGGGGTTGGGATTTAGGAAGAAATAAATTATACCATGATTCTAAAAATTGTGCTGGAATCACTTATCCAGCCATACTTAAAAATGATGAAGCTTTTTTAGTCCCCGATAAATTTCTCGTTGCTTTGGATATGGACGAAGGTACATTAAGCTTTATTGTTGATCAGCAATACCTCGGAGTTGCATTTAAGGGACTCAAAGGGAAAAAACTTTATCCTGTAGTTTCTGCTGTCTGGGGCCACTGTGAAATTACAATGACATATATTGGTGGATTAGATC CTGAACCTTTGCCGCTGATGGATCTTTGTAGAAGAACTATTCGCCAAAAAGTAGGGCGTACACATTTAGAGGAGCGTATTCAAGAGCTACAACTACCGCTATCTATGAAGAAGTACCTACT
- the LOC105219766 gene encoding protein gustavus isoform X3 has product MPGVRSTDRRRPQNISSTSSLASRVVLSRLEPREFERLKLSYKVALIDQRKTRSCRGMNMGQKISGGSKSVSRNDSQANFKPIIPRELAADFIKPTRLDILLDMPPASKEVQLKHSWNSDDRSLNIFVKEDDKLTFHRHPVAQSTDCIRGKVGLTKGLHIWEIYWPTRQRGTHAVVGVATAEAPLHSVGYQSLVGLSDQSWGWDLGRNKLYHDSKNCAGITYPAILKNDEAFLVPDKFLVALDMDEGTLSFIVDQQYLGVAFKGLKGKKLYPVVSAVWGHCEITMTYIGGLDPEPLPLMDLCRRTIRQKVGRTHLEERIQELQLPLSMKKYLLYKNRR; this is encoded by the exons ATGCCTGGCGTAAGAAGTACAGATAGACGTCGGCCGcaaaatatttcttcaacttCATCTTTAGCGTCACGCGTTGTATTGTCCCGTTTGGAACCAAGAGAATTTGAACGCCTGAAGCTATCATATAAAGTAGCTCTTATTGACCAAAGAAAAACCAGAAGCTGCCGTGGTATGAACATGGGCCAAAAAATAAGTGGAGGTTCAAAATCAGTTAGCCGAAATGATTCACAGGCAAACTTTAAGCCAATAATACCACGTGAACTTGCAGCTGATTTCATTAAGCCTACTCGTTTAGATATCTTATTGGATATGCCACCAGCTAGTAAGGAAGTTCAGTTGAAGCATTCGTGGAACTCAGACGACcgatcattaaatatatttgtaaaagaaGACGATAAATTGACATTTCATAGACATCCCGTAGCTCAGAGCACAGATTGCATTCGTGGAAAAGTAGGACTTACAAAAGGATTACACATATGGGAAATATACTGGCCTACAAGGCAAAGAGGTACACATGCAGTGGTAGGAGTAGCCACAGCTGAAGCGCCTTTACATTCAGTCGGCTACCAAAGCTTAGTGGGTTTGTCAGATCAAAGTTGGGGTTGGGATTTAGGAAGAAATAAATTATACCATGATTCTAAAAATTGTGCTGGAATCACTTATCCAGCCATACTTAAAAATGATGAAGCTTTTTTAGTCCCCGATAAATTTCTCGTTGCTTTGGATATGGACGAAGGTACATTAAGCTTTATTGTTGATCAGCAATACCTCGGAGTTGCATTTAAGGGACTCAAAGGGAAAAAACTTTATCCTGTAGTTTCTGCTGTCTGGGGCCACTGTGAAATTACAATGACATATATTGGTGGATTAGATC CTGAACCTTTGCCGCTGATGGATCTTTGTAGAAGAACTATTCGCCAAAAAGTAGGGCGTACACATTTAGAGGAGCGTATTCAAGAGCTACAACTACCGCTATCTATGAAGAAGTACCTACT